Genomic segment of Arachis hypogaea cultivar Tifrunner chromosome 11, arahy.Tifrunner.gnm2.J5K5, whole genome shotgun sequence:
TCTCACCGAGATAGTTCACCACAGATGTTCTATCTTCCTCCCATGAAAGCAAATCAAATACAGATATTAAGTTTTCTCTATCAACAACTTCTAACAAATACCCTATTATACACTCATTTCGAGGAGTGATCCCTTTTGGACCCAATATATGTTGTGGCTGCAaacaccaaaacaaaaaaaacttcTCACATAAATGCTCGTCTAAATAGAAGGGAAAATCCTCGTCGATCGACTTTACTTTTAGAAACATTTCCTTGAAATCTTTGAAAGACGACTTATAGAGTTTGAAAATCAAAAAACCAGGAGCACTATTCAGATTCACCCAAACTCCCTTCCAGATCCCTTTAGcttgaaataaagagaaaaataactcAAGAGaaggttttattttcaaaaactccatcaaaATTTCAAAAGATCTTAGAAAAACCCAACAATTCGGATGGAGTTGAGACGTGACATAATTTAGTTGTTTCAAAACATCATAATTGAAAACAGTAAAAGGCAGTTTCACACAAAATTTTTCAGTATAATAGTACTTAGCAATAACTTCTTATACTACTCTCTGCACcttctaaattttaattctatggacctttttttttattttttcttatggaTGTATCTATAAATATGGAGTACAAAGTAGTGAAGAAAATAGTTCTATTGCAGGTTGCAATGAAGCTTCTTTCAGATAGGAAAAAATTCATGCAAGTGCTTTGTTGCGGAGGGGAATTTGGACCTTAAATGAAAATTTTTGTACCGATTTCTCGTTGGTGCTTGAGGAGAATCATAAATTCCTGGTAcaaattttaattacttaattactaTACTAATTGTATATTGTAATAATCCAGAAGTTTGTGTTAAGCtgaccaagtttatttttattcctattaGCATAATGTTGATGAATTTTTATAGTAGAATGTGAACCTGATTTAAGTTGGAATTGTTAATACATGCataaattagattattttttataatatttttatatatattatttttgttggttCAATTTGTTCTTGATATTTTGCTGCAGGCTAGTATTGGAATGGATAACTTGAATGCTTAATGCACAAAGTGGAGCAGTTTTAGGTTGATTCTGATCTTTTACCAAgtatttaggttgatgatcatctcTATTAGTGTAATTTGATATATTATGAGCAGTTCTAACTTATattatttctgtatttttcttcggtttttagttttggaatttgaactcAGATTTATGTTGTATTTGAGTATTagatttttaatgaataaaacaattatagtaaattatatatgtcactaactattgtttgatttgtcttgtaataaaaattgcatattatatttgtaggtttggtaataaaaaaggattgaaaatttatattgtgtagtaatgaagatcaagtaaggaaaagaaatttttttattaatttaacaagGCTTTCgcaacgcttttaaagcgtggctgtatatcttgctatggccacgctttaaaagcgtggccgtatctctacctatcgccacgcttcaaaagcgtggccatatctctcgCATACTGCCACGCTTTAACGGGTGGCCAGTtgtaaaaagcgtggcaaaagaaaaagcgtggcgatagagcaactgcCACCCTTTTAGACACCatcctttcaaaagcgtggcggtagctcaaaaagcgtgacgaaaagctatcgccacgcttttttcagctttttgccacactttaaaagcgtggcaatagacgtgttttcttgtagtgagaaCACAGCTATGCatgtaaaaatattcaaaatccaTTTTTCTATGAAAAACACGATCCACCCTAGTGTTTGGAATCAACTTAACCATCACCCCAGAaccttttctaactatttttgaaACGTCAATCTCAGTCACACTACCCATGTCCACAAAAAGAGAACCTCGAATTTTAACATCTTGACTAACCCAATTGTAAGAGCCATCATCACCATCTTTCAatttttcctttccctttttctcATCCATGATTTTTTCAAAGAAAActggaaaacaagaaaaagatgaaggAATCAGAATCAGAAATGGAAGAGAAATTGACCTCTTTTACTCATGTTTTACTCTTGCCAAACGTCTTTAATCAAACTGAAGTTCCTTTAATCAAGACCTTCAAGATTCTAAATACATATGCAAATCGGTTCAGTTCCATCTCTTTAATCACAATTGTTTCTATCAAAATCAATAGTACCTACTCACCTTAGAAACTGGAGCGCCAATTACTACCCATTTAATGATAAGAccacttttattttcattttttttttcaaaaaaaacttGCATTTCTCCATTTAATTGTTCCAGTCtttatattttctaatatttattttgatCAAATAAGTTGAGTTAGGACTTCATATATCTATCAAAATACTAAGCTATAACTAATCAATAAAAGCTCAACCTATTGAATCAAAATATCACTAGGTCAAACTTGGGGGTTATGATATCACCGTTATAACTCGACTAAACGTCATGACTCATATATATACATTATAAGTCGGTTATCAAATATATTCATCAAAGCAAATACCAAAATGCTCAAATATGCTATTACTTTCCATTTAAAGGAAAATTACTCAGAAACATAACTGTTACGATTTGTTTCAGATATAAAAGAAAGGGTAAGAATATTGTTTAGATTATTGCAATTGGCAAAACCTATTAttcacttactgacttgagcgtcgaaaTATTTTTTTGCAGATATCCACCCCATATTCTCTTATTAACGTACGAGTTATATAGTGGTCAACATCCACAAAAACAATGTGTTTAAGGGTAATTCTAGAATCAAATAATGTGACCAAAATACAACTTTTTTGTCCATCCACTTTGCATAGTATTACAAGATGACAAAATGCTATTCCTTGTTATAGTATTTGATGACAATGCATCGATTAATTCTATTTATAAAGATCTGGATTGGATAATCGTGGTATGGGAATGGCAATTAGAGGTACTTTCTTCTTAAGAACAATACCAAATTTTTCAGATACATCAAACTTCTCTCTTTCGGGTATCCTCCAATCAAATGAATGTAGAAGCGTGGCAAGGGAGTATAGAACTGTCCTCTCAGCCATTGCAATCCCAGCACATATTCTTCTTCCAGAACCAAATGGAAAGTAACTGAAATCACTCCCACTGAAATCCCATTTGGCTTCACCATCCTCCAAGAACCTAGTAGGATTGAACTCAAGGGGTTTGTCCCAAATAGAAGGGTCTCTGTGTATTGCCCACACGTTCACAAACACTCGCGAACCCTTTGGAATTGTGTACCCACCCACAGTGGTGGTTTCACTGGGGCAGTGAGGGACTAAGAGTGGAAGTGCTGGGTGCAACCGAAGGGTTTCTTTCATTACTGCGCGCAAGTAAGGTAGCTTGTGAATGTGTGACTCTTCTACTATGTTGTCTCTGCCAACTACTGCTTCCAGTTCTTCTTGGACTATCTTCATTATCTCTGGCTTGTTTATCATTTCAGCCATGGCAAATTCGATTGTGTTGGAGGATGTGTCGGATCCACCCACTACCATGTCCTGTTCAAGTTCCATCCAAAATTTTGAGGATTAATGGTACaggattaatataatttattactttGCTGACTAAAAATACCgagtaatattaattaaaattaatgactttttgaatttttttaattaaaataaattaatatatacattAGTACCAATTAATATATTCTTTACCTAAGATCTCCTAGATCTAAAAGGAGTGAGTTCATCTAGTCAAATAAAGTACTTTAATCCCAATCATACACTTCCAATTTCCAAATATAAGATATCCATTCCAACAATATAAAAGAAACCAAACCATTTTTCACTATAAAAGAGTGTAGAAGAGCGAAGATTCAAGAATGAGATGGAACTAACGTACCATGAGCAGTGACTTGAGTTGAACCATGGTAAGTGGGGTCTTGGAGTCACCTTCGTCCttcaaattcaacaaaaattgTAAGAAATCAGTGCTCTTCTTGTTTCCTTCTTTCACCCTCTTCTTAATCATCCTCTCGAAGATCCCATCGAACCGCGGCACCAGTGCGTGCATCTGCTTCTCCACACCCTGCAAGTCAAACCGTGCCAACGCGGGAAAAAAATCCGACACGTTCGGCTTCCCAAGCAGCGCCGTCATCTCCGCCACCACCTCCCTGAACTCCGCTCCCAACCCCTCCCTCTCCTCCCCCTCCACCGCCCCTCCCCACATCATCTCCGTTATCACGTTCAGCACCGTCAAGAACACCTGCTCGCCAACGTTCACCTCTGACCCGTCCCGATTATACAAGAACCCGACCGTTTTTCGCACCTCGTTGCGGCGGAGCTCATAGACGGAGTCCAGCGTGTGGTTGCTCAGCATCTTCATGACGCATACTTTCCTCAGCATCCGCCACTCGGGTCCG
This window contains:
- the LOC112721910 gene encoding flavonoid 3'-monooxygenase CYP75B137, producing MLLIIAFFIISIITWVLFFRPSKAQGNLPPGPPGLPIFGNLFSLDPELHTYFAGLARTYGPIFKLQLGGKLGIVITSPTVACQVLKDHDTVFANRDVPAAGRAATYGGSDIVWTPYGPEWRMLRKVCVMKMLSNHTLDSVYELRRNEVRKTVGFLYNRDGSEVNVGEQVFLTVLNVITEMMWGGAVEGEEREGLGAEFREVVAEMTALLGKPNVSDFFPALARFDLQGVEKQMHALVPRFDGIFERMIKKRVKEGNKKSTDFLQFLLNLKDEGDSKTPLTMVQLKSLLMDMVVGGSDTSSNTIEFAMAEMINKPEIMKIVQEELEAVVGRDNIVEESHIHKLPYLRAVMKETLRLHPALPLLVPHCPSETTTVGGYTIPKGSRVFVNVWAIHRDPSIWDKPLEFNPTRFLEDGEAKWDFSGSDFSYFPFGSGRRICAGIAMAERTVLYSLATLLHSFDWRIPEREKFDVSEKFGIVLKKKVPLIAIPIPRLSNPDLYK